From a region of the Mycoplasma miroungigenitalium genome:
- the rpsO gene encoding 30S ribosomal protein S15 translates to MITKNQKAELVAKYGKNAKDTGSSFVQIAILTAEIEDLKQHFANNPKDNHSRRGFLAKISKRRVLLAKLKKDDFDLYSKALTELNLRK, encoded by the coding sequence ATGATTACAAAAAACCAAAAAGCAGAATTAGTTGCTAAATACGGTAAAAATGCTAAAGATACAGGTAGTTCATTTGTACAAATCGCTATCTTAACAGCTGAAATCGAAGATTTAAAACAACACTTTGCAAACAACCCTAAAGACAACCACTCGCGTCGTGGTTTCTTAGCTAAAATTTCAAAACGTCGTGTTTTATTAGCAAAACTTAAAAAAGATGACTTTGATTTATACAGCAAAGCATTAACAGAACTAAACCTAAGAAAATAG
- a CDS encoding FAD synthase encodes MSLHVYNLNNLPTLNKPIFMIGSFESFHAGHNMLFEKAKELSKGQRDIVIVYFDDVENLPKNNTGVFTDHLFRLQAFAGIGFNIALQLKYIEIRQLSPKEFIDKIVKNQTDYDIVTGTDFRFGLNASGNIKTLDSLLNNNFHAVELMKLNGEHKISTSFIKECVLSGDLDLVNFLNLFKFGFNSKITKINNELLLEFDSKLVKMRPGVYCANIEVDDLYYYCLLLVKNNGSRTIEMIDFDWKSLSTFNCKITVNMLLRPFLPNSLEESITEDFERSKEYFIFQSQNYK; translated from the coding sequence ATGTCATTACATGTATATAATTTAAACAATTTACCTACTTTGAATAAGCCAATCTTTATGATTGGCTCTTTTGAATCCTTTCACGCAGGACACAATATGCTTTTTGAAAAAGCAAAAGAATTGAGTAAAGGGCAAAGAGATATTGTAATCGTTTATTTCGACGATGTTGAAAACTTGCCTAAAAATAATACAGGTGTTTTTACTGACCATTTATTTAGACTGCAAGCTTTTGCCGGAATTGGCTTCAATATCGCTCTTCAATTAAAATACATTGAAATTCGACAATTATCGCCCAAAGAATTTATTGACAAAATTGTAAAAAACCAAACTGATTACGACATTGTAACTGGTACTGATTTTAGATTTGGGCTTAATGCTAGCGGCAATATTAAAACTTTAGATAGCTTACTCAATAATAACTTTCATGCAGTTGAATTAATGAAGTTGAATGGTGAGCATAAAATTTCAACATCTTTTATAAAAGAATGTGTTTTATCCGGAGACTTAGACTTAGTTAATTTTCTCAATCTTTTTAAATTCGGATTCAATTCGAAAATTACTAAAATTAATAACGAGTTATTACTAGAATTTGATTCTAAACTCGTTAAAATGAGACCTGGTGTTTATTGCGCAAATATCGAAGTGGATGACTTGTATTATTATTGTTTACTTTTGGTTAAGAATAATGGTTCAAGAACCATTGAGATGATTGATTTTGACTGAAAATCATTATCTACATTTAATTGCAAAATAACCGTGAATATGCTACTGAGACCTTTTTTACCTAATTCTCTTGAAGAATCAATTACTGAAGATTTTGAGCGCAGTAAAGAATATTTTATATTCCAATCACAAAATTATAAATAA
- a CDS encoding YcsE-related riboflavin metabolism phosphatase: MTKSALRENIKLAAFDIDGTLLPYEQPEFSDTVSLMFTKLKESNIYSTLATAREFVTIGSLMDKAEDLDFFIGANGMFVYDLKSKKIIFEKTIAFKDLKTLYEELSSIPEYKGLTVTDLNYCYHTPGMNLDTWFLRPHNKKMKPMNWNIMDKNHLHIITIQTENQEGTDAVIEAINEIIEKHDMPLEINSSWHKGVFVCPKGVTKSHTIQWLANYLDLNNHNNVIAFGDSSNDYEMLKDAAYGVAMEDADEYLKLVARDVAKSVNVDGAYWKLKELNLIK, translated from the coding sequence ATGACAAAATCAGCACTTAGAGAAAATATTAAATTAGCAGCATTTGACATTGATGGTACTTTATTGCCGTATGAACAGCCAGAATTTAGTGACACTGTTTCTTTAATGTTTACTAAATTAAAAGAAAGCAACATTTATTCTACGTTGGCCACTGCTAGAGAATTTGTTACTATTGGAAGCTTAATGGATAAAGCTGAAGATTTAGACTTTTTTATTGGTGCTAATGGTATGTTTGTTTATGACCTTAAATCTAAGAAAATAATCTTTGAAAAAACAATAGCGTTTAAAGATTTAAAAACTTTATATGAGGAATTATCTTCAATTCCCGAATATAAAGGTCTAACAGTTACGGATTTAAACTATTGTTACCATACTCCAGGAATGAATTTAGACACATGATTTTTAAGACCTCATAACAAAAAAATGAAACCAATGAACTGAAACATCATGGATAAAAATCACCTTCACATCATCACTATTCAAACAGAAAATCAAGAGGGAACTGATGCGGTAATTGAAGCTATTAATGAAATTATCGAAAAACATGATATGCCGCTTGAAATTAATTCTTCATGACACAAAGGTGTATTTGTTTGCCCTAAAGGTGTCACAAAATCTCATACAATTCAATGATTAGCTAATTATTTAGATCTAAATAACCACAATAATGTAATAGCTTTCGGCGATAGCTCAAACGATTATGAAATGCTAAAAGATGCAGCTTATGGTGTAGCAATGGAGGATGCCGATGAATATCTAAAACTTGTTGCGAGAGATGTTGCTAAAAGTGTTAATGTTGATGGTGCATATTGAAAATTAAAAGAGTTAAATTTAATAAAATAA
- the truB gene encoding tRNA pseudouridine(55) synthase TruB, whose product MFYLVYKPKGISSFSCIRDFARQHKIKKIGHTGTLDPLASGLLLVATDEETKLISYVANKNKTYITTIQFGKATSTYDSEGDITDVSAVKIKSSQVQDLLSWLSNQTTQIPPIFSAKKVDGVRSYDLARKNKAVQLKSQKISVNNVKLIEFDKQKQQLTVELSVSNGTYIRSLANDIGRAFGTVSFMLELERIEISGLHKNLLSKNNYIAIINVLPLVELGNIIVNNAQLELLSKGQIIDINADDGTYLLTSQNTQDMVLGIIVINQNKAKVKKIFGNRLFKKE is encoded by the coding sequence ATGTTTTATTTAGTTTATAAGCCAAAAGGTATTTCATCATTTAGTTGCATAAGAGATTTTGCTCGTCAACACAAGATAAAAAAAATAGGACATACCGGCACATTAGACCCGCTAGCTAGTGGTTTATTATTGGTTGCTACCGATGAAGAAACAAAACTAATTTCATATGTAGCTAACAAAAACAAAACATATATAACCACAATTCAATTTGGTAAAGCCACTTCAACCTATGATTCAGAAGGTGATATCACTGATGTTTCAGCAGTGAAAATTAAATCAAGTCAAGTTCAGGATTTATTAAGTTGATTAAGTAATCAAACAACACAAATCCCTCCCATATTTAGCGCTAAAAAAGTAGATGGTGTCAGAAGCTATGATTTGGCCCGCAAAAATAAAGCCGTTCAATTAAAATCTCAAAAAATATCAGTAAACAACGTAAAACTGATTGAATTTGACAAACAAAAACAACAATTGACAGTTGAGTTATCAGTTAGCAATGGTACTTATATTCGTTCACTTGCAAATGATATTGGACGAGCGTTTGGGACAGTGTCTTTTATGTTAGAGCTGGAACGAATTGAGATTTCAGGATTACATAAAAATCTACTTTCGAAAAATAATTATATTGCTATAATAAATGTCCTACCCCTTGTGGAGTTGGGAAATATTATAGTAAATAACGCCCAATTAGAACTTCTGTCAAAAGGACAAATAATAGATATAAATGCAGATGACGGAACTTATTTACTCACTTCCCAAAACACACAAGATATGGTATTAGGGATTATAGTAATCAACCAAAATAAAGCTAAAGTAAAAAAAATATTTGGCAACCGGTTGTTTAAAAAGGAGTAA
- the secDF gene encoding protein translocase subunit SecDF, with product MKKIVEFFKGIFKSSAWKKFFTLSGWKRWFLSFFIVTAAVTTVVTGSVLYTSKNVNKSIEYGGGQEFLVQIENNDSKTPTKSIAKSLQNRIGGGVEFGAAVTEEGRDKIKLSKNGDLSANDRKTLENVITTKSTMIFTDIDGQPLFRNNVFVKPNENNKIDWNKEFDNADLLKTFVPPIKSAKSTFTGQNNYFGVEVQLASKAAEIEWTKATEYLAKKGQGKNYLLTWLNLGDLIRKAKKDYSAEWDKAMNNPYNFVYVGENPEGSILKSNSINAESYLINKIGVNRSLNGDSFVIPSNASGQPLQQSSAQKLAEEINFGTAKYELKVISSNYINLDSGSDHNIFNSGYEISLIAIGLCFTLIAIILMINYGLLGALSTISMALYIFITMSLFSVLRGEYSPVALGSIIVGMGICFDMSVITYSRLKQEIYKGEKMRKAVGTTRRATLQPISDSLILTLLISFMAFYFGSQTVRTFGISLVFSIIGVLIATLLITRLAALLLVNSKVFINKPQLLGVRPNKMSIKKENKLANFNYLKNAKWFIIAAFAFIFISMVVYATFAGINKDVAAGFSRSFDFHGGTNITIQAAPDSSINKAIADQISSHLQTNASQFGIENINNVLKINSLNSDNTSFKLVIQTTQFFDNIQLKNISDSLHKTFTGIDVMSYGVNANQSLSLISTTSYALLAAWIIISVYVLIRYKWTYAIAISASIIFEILLTLSFVALARIQLNVLAITAFIAIMVISVKDKLLLAAKAKELHGLNYHTDFIEKEDVESIAKEAINANMKRSMYSMFTIMAICIIMLIFFNSINPSFTLILLFGSVASIYTSIFITMKIWSKLEIKRQTGIKKRYKNKYWVLPGHDEQIFPGINDFIA from the coding sequence ATGAAAAAAATAGTTGAATTCTTTAAAGGTATATTTAAATCCTCTGCGTGAAAGAAATTTTTCACCTTATCGGGCTGAAAAAGATGATTTCTTTCGTTTTTTATCGTTACAGCTGCTGTTACAACAGTAGTAACTGGATCAGTTTTATATACATCCAAAAATGTAAATAAATCAATTGAATATGGGGGAGGTCAAGAATTTTTGGTTCAAATCGAAAACAATGATTCTAAGACACCAACAAAATCAATTGCAAAATCTCTGCAAAATAGAATTGGCGGTGGCGTTGAATTTGGAGCTGCTGTAACCGAAGAGGGAAGGGACAAAATCAAATTATCAAAAAATGGTGATTTGAGTGCTAATGATCGCAAGACATTAGAAAATGTAATTACAACTAAATCAACTATGATTTTCACCGACATTGATGGTCAACCTTTATTCAGAAATAACGTTTTTGTGAAACCGAATGAAAATAATAAAATCGATTGAAATAAAGAATTTGATAATGCCGATTTATTAAAAACTTTTGTACCTCCTATTAAATCTGCAAAATCAACTTTTACAGGACAAAACAATTATTTCGGCGTTGAAGTACAACTAGCTTCCAAAGCCGCTGAAATAGAATGGACTAAGGCCACTGAGTATTTAGCTAAAAAAGGTCAAGGTAAAAATTACTTATTAACTTGATTAAACCTTGGCGACTTAATAAGAAAAGCGAAAAAAGATTATTCGGCAGAATGAGATAAAGCTATGAATAATCCTTACAATTTTGTTTATGTTGGTGAAAATCCTGAAGGTAGCATACTAAAATCAAATTCAATCAATGCAGAAAGTTATCTAATAAATAAAATTGGAGTTAACAGATCGCTTAATGGAGATAGTTTTGTAATACCTTCTAATGCGTCAGGACAACCATTACAACAATCATCAGCTCAAAAATTAGCTGAAGAAATAAACTTCGGTACAGCTAAATACGAATTGAAAGTAATTTCGAGCAACTATATTAATTTAGATAGCGGTTCTGATCACAACATTTTTAACTCAGGTTATGAAATATCTTTAATTGCAATTGGTCTATGTTTCACCTTAATTGCAATCATATTAATGATTAATTATGGACTTTTAGGTGCTTTAAGTACTATATCAATGGCGTTGTATATTTTTATCACAATGTCTCTATTTTCAGTACTTCGCGGAGAATATTCTCCTGTCGCACTTGGTTCAATAATCGTCGGAATGGGAATATGTTTCGACATGAGTGTCATAACGTATTCAAGATTAAAACAAGAAATTTATAAAGGTGAAAAAATGAGAAAAGCTGTCGGAACCACCAGACGGGCAACTCTTCAACCTATTTCCGATTCATTAATATTAACTTTATTGATTTCATTTATGGCGTTTTATTTCGGTTCTCAAACCGTAAGAACCTTTGGTATTTCATTGGTGTTTTCAATAATTGGAGTATTAATTGCAACTTTATTAATTACTAGACTAGCTGCTTTATTATTAGTAAATTCAAAAGTGTTTATTAATAAACCTCAACTTTTAGGTGTTAGACCCAATAAGATGTCAATTAAAAAGGAAAATAAGTTAGCTAATTTTAATTACTTAAAAAACGCCAAGTGATTTATTATTGCTGCTTTCGCCTTTATCTTTATTTCTATGGTTGTATACGCAACTTTTGCTGGAATAAACAAAGATGTTGCCGCTGGATTTTCTAGATCATTTGATTTCCATGGTGGTACTAACATCACTATTCAAGCTGCTCCTGATTCTTCAATCAATAAAGCAATCGCTGACCAAATTTCATCTCATTTACAAACAAACGCCTCTCAGTTTGGCATCGAAAACATTAATAATGTATTGAAAATTAATTCACTAAATTCTGATAATACATCATTTAAATTGGTTATTCAAACAACTCAGTTTTTTGACAATATTCAATTAAAAAACATCTCAGATAGTTTACATAAGACTTTTACCGGTATCGATGTAATGAGCTACGGTGTCAACGCAAATCAGTCTCTATCATTAATATCGACTACTTCATATGCATTACTTGCGGCCTGAATTATTATTTCAGTTTATGTTCTAATTAGATACAAATGAACTTATGCAATTGCTATTTCGGCCTCAATTATATTTGAGATTCTGCTAACTCTATCTTTTGTTGCATTAGCACGAATCCAGTTAAATGTATTAGCAATCACTGCTTTTATTGCGATTATGGTTATTAGCGTTAAAGACAAATTGCTATTAGCTGCTAAAGCAAAAGAATTACACGGGTTAAATTATCATACAGATTTCATTGAAAAAGAGGATGTTGAAAGCATCGCTAAGGAAGCGATAAACGCAAATATGAAACGTAGTATGTACAGCATGTTTACGATAATGGCAATATGTATTATTATGTTAATTTTCTTTAATTCAATTAATCCATCATTTACCTTGATTTTATTGTTTGGTTCTGTCGCATCAATATATACTTCAATATTTATTACAATGAAAATATGAAGCAAATTGGAAATCAAACGTCAAACAGGAATCAAAAAACGTTACAAAAATAAATATTGAGTTCTACCTGGACACGATGAACAAATCTTCCCTGGTATTAACGATTTTATAGCATAA